The following proteins are encoded in a genomic region of Trypanosoma brucei gambiense DAL972 chromosome 8, complete sequence:
- a CDS encoding lathosterol oxidase, putative, protein MEVAFDVYASLLPVDRNSLRDQMFVYWLLLTTGGIVMYLLCASFSTYLFFFEFAETYFPRTIAKGGLHDQIIHEIFIAVTSVPFMAILMTPAAVLSHRGYSKLYYNVDDYGWPYLFFSAALFFVFTDFMVYWFHRGLHHPTLYRHLHKLHHTYKYTTPFSSHAFNPCDGFGQGVPYYAFIFIFPVHHYLFVLLFMAVNLWTVSIHDQVDFGGHIINTTGHHTIHHEKFSYDYGQYFTFWDRIGGTYKAAKQTHSLSLFGRGGRVSAQKQE, encoded by the coding sequence ATGGAAGTGGCATTCGACGTTTACGCCTCCCTTCTACCGGTTGACCGCAACTCGCTTCGTGATCAAATGTTTGTCTACTGGCTTCTCCTCACAACCGGCGGTATAGTGATGTACCTTCTTTGTGCGTCGTTCAGTACatacttgtttttctttgagtTTGCCGAGACTTACTTTCCCCGCACAATAGCAAAGGGAGGACTCCACGACCAAATAATTCACGAGATATTTATTGCCGTTACGTCTGTACCCTTTATGGCAATTTTAATGACACCTGCTGCAGTTCTTTCGCACCGCGGCTACAGTAAGTTGTACTATAACGTGGATGATTATGGCTGGCCTTATCTCTTCTTCTCTGCGgccctcttttttgtcttcaccGATTTCATGGTGTACTGGTTCCACCGCGGTCTCCACCATCCCACACTGTACCGTCACCTGCACAAGCTTCATCACACCTACAAGTACACCACACCCTTCTCTTCTCATGCATTCAATCCATGTGATGGGTTTGGTCAGGGTGTCCCATACTAcgcatttatatttatatttcccGTTCACCACTACCTCTTCGTGTTGCTCTTCATGGCGGTGAACCTGTGGACGGTGTCAATTCACGACCAGGTGGACTTTGGGGGTCATATCATCAACACGACAGGGCATCACACGATTCACCACGAGAAATTCAGCTACGACTACGGGCAGTACTTCACGTTTTGGGATCGGATCGGTGGTACGTACAAGGCAGCGAAGCAGACACACTCGCTGTCACTGTTTGGAAGGGGCGGTCGAGTTTCAGCTCAAAAACAGGAATAA
- a CDS encoding T. brucei spp.-specific protein: MPPPPFSGSNVVDAKEATKLTVGPPEDLCVRSQGPASGAKLQHKPATLPGSTSGSRWGRPLQKTLPRPALTSKPSTTVKPRPRPLPLQSSEGTSTPAIATELNKEKRAKEQGAPPAPRPVVGAGKKVTVAVAPTEKTEEANPPAPASSFLDDMPVEACLEYLTRPHRSWESATRIRELQKQRAENSSRAARRRSASNSLSSSMQFSASSSVGNMSAHSAPPAFGRFGTGSTRAESRGGIVPRARFGALPGAKPEPEGLMVGGTSVVVSGGQLPLRLQPPLSFGECRSATAGSVGFRPHGERCGGGPQGFSFSMQ, encoded by the coding sequence ATGCCTCCGCCGCCATTCAGTGGATCCAACGTTGTGGATGCAAAGGAGGCCACCAAACTGACAGTCGGTCCTCCGGAGGATCTTTGCGTAAGATCTCAGGGACCTGCTTCAGGGGCTAAATTACAGCACAAACCGGCGACTTTACCAGGGAGCACAAGCGGCAGCCGCTGGGGTCGGCCCCTTCAAAAGACATTGCCCCGGCCAGCCCTAACCTCTAAACCGAGCACGACGGTGAAGCCAAGGCCTCGGCCCCTTCCATTGCAGTCGAGTGAAGGAACGTCCACACCTGCAATTGCAACAGAGttaaataaggaaaagagggcGAAGGAGCAGGGGGCTCCCCCGGCCCCTAGGcctgttgttggtgctggTAAGAAGGTAACAGTAGCGGTGGCTCCGACGGAGAAAACGGAGGAGGCGAACCCCCCGGCGCCCGCTTCATCTTTTCTTGATGATATGCCTGTAGAGGCGTGTCTGGAGTATCTGACGCGGCCCCATCGCTCGTGGGAAAGTGCCACACGAATTAGAGAATTACAAAAACAGCGCGCCGAAAACAGCAGCCGCGCGGCCAGAAGAAGGAGTGCTTCCAATTCCCTGTCTTCCTCCATGCAGTTCTCAGCCTCCTCTTCCGTCGGGAATATGAGTGCCCACAGTGCCCCGCCCGCCTTCGGCCGCTTCGGTACGGGTTCAACGCGTGCCGAAAGCAGGGGTGGTATTGTGCCGCGTGCGCGGTTTGGTGCACTGCCGGGTGCGAAACCTGAACCTGAGGGCCTTATGGTGGGTGGTACTTCCGTCGTTGTGAGTGGAGGTCAACTGCCGTTACGGCTGCAGCCCCCACTATCATTTGGCGAATGCCGTAGTGCAACAGCAGGGAGTGTTGGGTTTCGACCACATGGCGAAAGGTGTGGTGGTGGGCCGCAGGGGTTTTCATTTTCGATGCAGTGA
- a CDS encoding exonuclease, putative — MGIKGLWGEVKPVCRDAHLEEFRGSRVGVDMYVWLHRAVSGSVDLSTEANVEMLRAHVESLSDPSVTVSAHPIPLNTKFLHWVMSQVELLLRYGVKPVLVFDGRELPMKREEEEERRRNRIKHLSEALDLLRRNSRPTPSERKDIAGLVERGMDITTELAHAVIMMLQERQLECIVAPYEADAQLAYLCQQRYVDAVITEDSDLLVYWCPRLIAKLDHKGSCQVIEVESVLHCPLFQGLSYNSFLVGCILSGCDYLPNLRHIGVKKAFGIMSEARSVPDVIRLLEENYGFPREQLRKYEAGLQRAIYCFLHHIVFDPVRRALVTRTPLPNGVAFKQSILGELVGDDLAQSMCCQCLYDPTTRSLYKGIYQYCLDNYRKTSRAGQSTLTAFNGFKELRSPRMTLRLASSNSQASATSVSNTPLTPPTKTFFSAPLEKVREAEGYCGPKVVRSKYFVNGQWKVDNWEESSSQGGDSNTKNGNSDDSQSPSGAVTDECDAAGGVRSDGGKCCVKSEPPTPPDRVSCATLSCKASSVCQVAGASDSATADADRAVDPSHGEFRGTELTCSDVCGLTEVPCSNVEGSASALLQECGADAPNDPVGADRASVQDVNESAEMLCPLGYIQCRRKHSLFEQCFVGKGWTKKANNPNDQNNGSGAQVVPQGGIDGDGGTSPWRTRGSAKRRWSEIESVQPSQLPPLVSSSSFLHSIASTTASPLTVREANDAKTGGSCGGSVSVPCRMQSNSPKTLTEQCANGLATEDASDEGVNADFSASTSQSSVAAAPNAAALFELLSYTRR; from the coding sequence ATGGGGATTAAAGGGTTATGGGGAGAAGTGAAACCCGTGTGCCGAGACGCACACTTGGAGGAATTCAGAGGGAGCCGTGTTGGAGTTGACATGTACGTGTGGCTCCACCGCGCTGTCAGCGGAAGCGTTGATCTCAGTACCGAAGCGAATGTTGAAATGCTTAGGGCACATGTTGAAAGCCTGTCAGATCCTtccgtgacagtcagcgcgcATCCCATTCCCCTTAACACAAAATTTCTCCACTGGGTGATGAGTCAGGTCGAGCTTCTTCTGCGATACGGTGTGAAGCCTGTGCTGGTGTTTGATGGGAGGGAGTTGCCAATGAAgcgtgaggaagaagaggaacggAGACGGAACAGGATCAAGCACCTCTCTGAGGCTCTGGATTTGCTGCGGCGCAACTCGAGGCCGACGCCTAGCGAACGTAAGGATATAGCAGGGCTAGTGGAAAGGGGAATGGACATAACAACGGAGCTTGCACACGCCGTGATCATGATGTTACAAGAACGCCAGTTGGAGTGCATTGTGGCGCCTTACGAGGCGGATGCCCAGTTAGCGTATTTGTGCCAGCAGAGGTATGTGGACGCGGTAATAACGGAGGACAGCGATCTCCTTGTGTATTGGTGTCCGCGGCTTATCGCTAAGTTAGATCACAAGGGAAGTTGTCAAGTTATTGAGGTGGAAAGCGTACTTCATTGTCCGTTGTTTCAAGGACTTTCGTATAACTCTTTCCTCGTCGGCTGCATTCTTAGTGGCTGTGATTACTTACCTAATTTGCGGCATATTGGCGTGAAGAAGGCATTCGGCATTATGTCAGAGGCCAGGTCGGTGCCGGATGTCATTCGGTTATTAGAGGAAAACTATGGGTTTCCCAGGGAGCAACTGCGCAAATATGAAGCTGGTTTACAGAGAGCCATCTACTGTTTTTTACACCACATCGTCTTTGACCCGGTGAGACGTGCGTTGGTTACCCGAACACCTCTTCCAAACGGAGTTGCGTTCAAGCAGAGCATTTTGGGTGAGTTAGTGGGGGACGATCTCGCCCAAAGCATGTGCTGCCAGTGCCTCTACGATCCCACCACACGCTCTTTATACAAGGGAATTTATCAGTATTGTTTGGATAATTACCGGAAGACTTCCCGCGCTGGTCAGAGTACGTTGACGGCATTCAACGGGTTCAAGGAGCTGCGGTCGCCGCGTATGACCTTACGACTTGCTTCAAGCAACTCTCAGGCGTCAGCCACATCAGTGTCGAATACCCCTCTTACGCCACCGACGAAAACGTTTTTCTCAGCACCGCTGGAGAAAGTGCGGGAAGCCGAAGGTTACTGTGGGCCGAAGGTTGTGCGATCCAAGTACTTTGTGAACGGGCAGTGGAAGGTGGACAACTGGGAGGAGAGCAGTTCGCAGGGCGGAGACTCAAACACCAAGAATGGCAACAGTGACGACAGTCAAAGCCCTAGCGGCGCTGTTACCGATGAATGTGATGCCGCTGGCGGTGTTCGAAGTGACGGTGGAAAATGTTGTGTCAAGAGTGAGCCACCGACGCCACCTGACCGTGTTAGCTGTGCAACACTGAGCTGTAAAGCTTCAAGCGTTTGTCAGGTTGCAGGTGCCTCCGACTCAGCAACCGCAGATGCGGACCGAGCAGTGGACCCATCGCACGGTGAATTCAGAGGGACGGAGCTTACGTGTAGCGACGTGTGCGGGTTAACAGAGGTTCCCTGCTCTAATGTAGAAGGCAGCGCCAGTGCACTCCTTCAAGAATGCGGCGCAGATGCGCCCAACGACCCGGTGGGCGCTGACCGTGCCAGCGTGCAAGATGTGAATGAGAGCGCAGAAATGCTTTGTCCCCTTGGCTACATTCAATGCAGACGGAAGCATTCCCTGTTTGAGCAGTGCTTCGTTGGAAAGGGGTGGACAAAGAAGGCTAATAACCCCAACGATCAAAATAATGGCTCCGGTGCCCAGGTGGTCCCGCAGGGCGGTATTGATGGTGATGGGGGTACGTCGCCATGGAGAACAAGAGGGAGTGCGAAGCGTAGGTGGAGTGAGATAGAGAGTGTGCAGCCGTCGCAGTTACCACCGCTTGTGTCTTCTTCTTCGTTCCTTCATTCCATTGCCTCAACCACTGCTTCGCCGCTTACCGTACGTGAAGCAAACGATGCCAAAACTGGAGGTTCATGTGGAGGGTCGGTTTCTGTGCCCTGCAGGATGCAGTCAAACTCACCCAAAACTCTCACTGAGCAATGTGCGAACGGGTTGGCAACTGAAGATGCCTCTGATGAAGGCGTCAATGCAGACTTCAGTGCCAGCACATCCCAAAGTAGTGTCGCTGCCGCTCCTAACGCGGCAGCCCTCTTTGAGCTGTTATCTTATACGCGACGGTAG